A stretch of the Medicago truncatula cultivar Jemalong A17 chromosome 5, MtrunA17r5.0-ANR, whole genome shotgun sequence genome encodes the following:
- the LOC11442565 gene encoding ethylene-responsive transcription factor ERF021 encodes MEESNIMQEHEHVNVPPPTPASSNMGVRKRKWGKFASKIRDQGRNIRIWLGTYEEPQMAATACDIAAFHLKGRDARLNFPDMIEKLQMVMLRFYILVSSKVEDIRVAAQQAALQFKRRSSSSSEGSINSSNGGVVLKDNDGA; translated from the exons ATGGAAGAATCAAACATAATGCAAGAGCATGAACATGTGAATGTTCCTCCTCCAACACCAGCATCATCCAATATGGGAGTTAGGAAGAGAAAATGGGggaaatttgcatcaaaaataaGGGATCAAGGGAGGAACATCAGAATATGGTTAGGTACCTATGAAGAACCACAAATGGCAGCAACTGCATGTGATATAGCAGCTTTTCACCTCAAAGGACGTGACGCAAGACTCAATTTTCCTGATATGATTGAGAAGCTTCAAAT GGTCATGTTGAGGTTTTATATTCTTGTAAGCTCCAAAGTAGAGGATATTCGTGTGGCAGCTCAACAAGCAGCATTGCAGTTTAAGAGgagatcatcatcatcatctgaaGGGAGTATCAATAGCAGTAATGGCGGTGTTGTTTTAAAAGACAATGATGGGGCTTAA
- the LOC11432187 gene encoding ethylene-responsive transcription factor ERF021: MEESNNMQEQEHANVTPPTSYIGVRKRKWGKFVSEIREPGKKSRIWLGSYEEPQMAAAAYDIAAFHLKGHAAKLNFPDMIEKLPMPASSKAEDIRVAAQQGALQFKRRPSSSSSEGGVNSINISDSNSNNDSVVPARVGLSPSQIQAINEAPLDSPKMWMQMFGFQFDEYRNYDNNVLELSEWEEIQYESLWD, encoded by the coding sequence ATGGAAGAATCAAACAACATGCAAGAGCAAGAACATGCAAATGTTACTCCTCCAACATCCTATAtaggagttaggaaaagaaaatggGGGAAATTTGTATCAGAAATTAGAGAGCCAGGTAAGAAGAGCAGAATATGGTTAGGGAGCTATGAAGAACCACAAATGGCAGCAGCAGCGTATGATATAGCAGCTTTTCATCTCAAAGGACACGCCGCGAAGCTTAACTTTCCTGATATGATTGAGAAACTTCCAATGCCAGCAAGCTCCAAAGCGGAGGATATTCGTGTGGCAGCTCAACAAGGTGCATTACAGTTCAAGAGGagaccatcatcatcatcatctgaaGGGGGTGTTAATAGCATTAACATTAGTGATAGTAATAGCAATAATGACAGTGTTGTTCCTGCTAGGGTTGGTCTTTCACCTTCTCAAATTCAAGCAATCAATGAGGCTCCTTTGGATTCACCTAAAATGTGGATGCAAATGTTTGGATTTCAATTTGATGAATATAGGAATTATGATAATAATGTTTTAGAGTTGAGTGAATGGGAAGAAATTCAGTATGAGTCATTGTGGGACTAG